The genomic segment TGCTGGTCTCTTTCAATGTGTTACGACAGAGTCCTCCATGCACATGGGGAAGAACAAACCAGGAGAGAGGTTAACAACAGGTCCCTAAACAGACTAGGACCATCCTAAAATTAaccatgttttgtccctgcctgactacagaGGATGGCACCCACTAATAAACATAAAAGTAGTGTACATcagcagagggtgagacacagggctaaagaGGTGTTCACCAAGTCTTACAGGGAATACACAGGAAACCCAAAAAGGCTTATGGAAAAAGTGTAACCACTCAAAATCCTAAATCAAACTGAATGGAAGAATGCTGGAAAGGGAAACACACGAACCGTAGGGAAAAGCAAAAGTGATTACTCAGCAAAATGATTCTAAAGAAGGAAGTCCCAAACATGCAGTCTATGGGTCGCTGGTGACCACTGAGGCTATTTCATGCAGCCCATTGGCATCGTAGAACCCTTCACGATTGTAGCCCGGTCCAGGTGGCTGCTGCCGtcaatgttttatttcagaatgggacacattactacaataaagagactaggatgggcacattagtacaagagGACCAGGATGGATACATTAATACAAGATAAGGACTAGGATGAGCAAATTACTactagaaggggaccaggatggagacatcataacaacatggggaccaggatgtggacattactataagaaggtgacctggatggggacattactacaagatggtgaccaagagggagcacattactacaagaaggtgaacaggatgggaacattattacaagatgaggaccagaatgGGAATATTACTATAAGAAAGGGGATCAGGAAgaggacattgctacaagatgtgaacaaagatgagcacattactataagaagggaaCAAAGATGGGCCCAGTATTACAATAAGGGAACTAGGATaatgcattactacaagatgaggataaGGATGGGTAATTACTACAAACTGAGGATTagaatggggcattactacaagatgaggaccagaatggggcacattactacaagaagggggccaggatggggcatattactacaaaaagggggccaggatgggaatattactacaagaagtggaccaggatgggaacattataacaaaatgcataccaggatggagcacataACTACAAGAAGGAGAacgggatgggaacattactacaagatgaggactaggatgggcacattactacaggaaggggacaaggatggggcattactacaagattagGACAGAGATCAAAGATATTACTGaaacatggggaccaggatggggaacattactacaagatgttggccaaaattactatatggtgctaattgtaagtcaagtattacaaaaaaaaaaataaagtatgaaaaaaaaaaatttgtacctATAAATGCTGTTTTATTTAAAAACTACAATAAACAAAaaaagcctgtttgttattaccaCATCCGTAATAATCCAACCCATAAAACTGAGTCATAACCCATacgatgaatgccatttaaaaaaaaaataaagtaaaagagcaaaaaatgttcaaaaaaagtcatcataaggcccgtttcacacgtcagtgaaaaacactgacgttcttcactgatgtgtaaaacacgaacatgtccctccgtgttccatgattcacggcacacgtgggttgtccatgtgcaatccgtgatccgtgatcgcaTATGAACATTACtcccctgccttcgctcctgctgtccatggtgctgaagtccttagctctgcagcgtccgcccaccgctctcagcagctacttcctggtcagctgttcctgctctcatgaatattcatgagccaggcaggagctgccgagagcggaggctgcagagcaaatcgcaggcaaggtaagttgaaaatatttaatatgtccgtgattttctggtacgtgtttcacggatcacaccataatgtggtccatgggtcatcagtgatgccagaaaaaaacggacttgtctccgtgcagaaacacGGCCACAGGTGTACGCAGCATGGAGGCATGttgagtgaaaaatcactgatgtgtgagcagacccattgattataatgggtctgcatacgtcactgattctggtacgtttaaaaaaaagcacatacgtgcttttttttaaacgcagaatcactgacgtgtgaagggggcctaagatataTAGAAAAACAAATGTGGTACCACTAAAAATATCACTTTGTCCTACAAAGTATGCAACCCctcaaattcaatttttttctatgCGCAGCCTATAtatccagccgagtttgagacccctgttctaaacTAAGGAGCTGTGATTCCAAACATCCATCAACCttggaatatagccagcactgatgGCATGTGAATAGCGAATATATAGCCCCttccaagatgtgatagggcaaacaaatCGAGAAAGTAAACACACCTGTGTAGACATTCAACAGAGTGGCAAGTCAAAGGAAAGGAGAGACAAGAGAACTAACAGCAGTTAAACTgagacaaaacaggctgtggtccaagaGAGAGGGAAACCTATCACACAAACAGAAGTCACCGGATTGAGCCCCAGAGTAAAACTATAATAAAATTTTTATCTTAGTATCAAGATGATACAGCCACTCTGTATTTTCCACTAAATACAAGTCTAAAAGATCTATTTAGTAATGTATGCCATTTGTATTGTGAAGTCTAGAGATAGATCTGCTTTAAACATAATGTTAGAGACTGTCTTAGCTAAAACAAAAACTATCTGCCCCTCCAAAATAGGGAAAATTATTTGTAGGCAGCATATATTAAAATAAATCCATGGGATAGGGAATAACTTGTTGATTGCTGGGGGTATAACCACCATAACCCCGATCAATCATAAGAACAGTGAACTAAATATCAAAAAAAACTAGGCTCTGCCATCCCAAATTGAATGGCGCAAAGGTGCACTCGTTTGGTCTCTGCTCCGCTTTTCAAAGGGACCTACGGAATAGCTGAGTACAACACTTGACTCTCTCCGGCTATCCCATAGATGTTCAACAGAACAGTGGTCGAGCATGCACACCTGCACTCCATGGAAGACAGAGCTCTGCAGAGCCCAATTCTTGGGATTTATGAAGGTCCCAGAGGTTAGTCTACAGCAATCAGCAAGATATCCCCTATCATTTGAAGAGGGTATAACTTATTTTTTTGGGATAAATATTTTAACGCAAGTCTTGTGACTACCAACCCAACACGCCCAACTGAATTTTGTCAATTGGCACACCCTCTTTCAAGTCAAAATGTACATATGAGTTTATTGCCCCTAAATAATAATCTTTTTTTTAATCCTCTAATTTAAAGGATTAAAATGATGAGAAAGAACCAAACTTCAATCAAAGATTTCATCCTTCTTGGATTTTCCGGGGCTCCTGTTCTCCAGCAGTTACTCTTTGTCCTGTTCCTGCTCATCTATATAACCACTGTGATGGGTAACATATCTATAATCTTGGCCTACAGACTTACTCCATCTCTTCACACCCCAATGTACTTGTTTCTTGCCAATTTATCCTTCCTGGAGATCTGTTACATTTCTAATACTGTGCCCAAAATGTTGTCAAACTTCTTGTCAACCCACAAGACCATCTCGTTCTCGGGCTGCGTCCTACAGATGTACTGTGGCTTGCTCCTTGGTGGTACAGAGTGCTACCTGCTAGCCGTGATGGCGTATGATCGGTATAACGCCATATGTCACCCTCTGCTATATGGCACCAGTATATATAAAAGAACATGCATTCAGTTTGTAGCCGTCTCATGGATTGGTGGCGCTATAAACTCCCTAATACACACAATTCTTACTTTTAGCTTGCTTTTCTGTAACAATAATAGGATCAATCATTTTTTCTGTGATCTCCCTCCGGTAATGCAACTGGCCTGTACATCGACCATGACAAATGAGATTGTCCTCCTTGTGGCCTGTGGTTGTGTCATTGTCAGTTCCTTCATATTGACCATCATCTCCTACACACACATCATCGCAACGATTCTCAATATAAAGTCAACATCGGGGAGGAAGAAGGCGTTCTCCACCTGCACCTCCCACCTCATTGTTGTCACTTTGTTTTATGGTTCTgccatttttatgtattttagacCCAAGTCCAGTTACTCAATGGATCAAGACAGGGTGATATCTGCTCTATATGCCTTTGTCGCACCACTGCTCAATCCATTTATCTACAGCCTCAGGAACAGTGACGTGAAGGCAGCTGTTAAAAAGATAGTGTGTCATATCATTGTAGTCCagagatattaaccccttcaccaccctgtGATTTTCCtcgccttcttccaaaagccataacttttttatagtTCCATCAATA from the Anomaloglossus baeobatrachus isolate aAnoBae1 chromosome 11, aAnoBae1.hap1, whole genome shotgun sequence genome contains:
- the LOC142255864 gene encoding olfactory receptor 5V1-like, with the protein product MMRKNQTSIKDFILLGFSGAPVLQQLLFVLFLLIYITTVMGNISIILAYRLTPSLHTPMYLFLANLSFLEICYISNTVPKMLSNFLSTHKTISFSGCVLQMYCGLLLGGTECYLLAVMAYDRYNAICHPLLYGTSIYKRTCIQFVAVSWIGGAINSLIHTILTFSLLFCNNNRINHFFCDLPPVMQLACTSTMTNEIVLLVACGCVIVSSFILTIISYTHIIATILNIKSTSGRKKAFSTCTSHLIVVTLFYGSAIFMYFRPKSSYSMDQDRVISALYAFVAPLLNPFIYSLRNSDVKAAVKKIVCHIIVVQRY